The Vibrio chagasii genome includes a region encoding these proteins:
- a CDS encoding IS3 family transposase yields MIALTLKSKYPLKHLLHTLQLAKSVFYYQAQTSKRPNSYERELRLIKSIYHEHKGRYGYRRIHLELKNQGVILNHKTVQRLMAQLNLKSTVRIKKYRSYRGESGTAAPNVLERDFSATQPDEKWVTDVTEFKVKEQKVYLSPVVDLFTQEVVAYRVAKNACLPLVTDMLTEAISKLKPNSKPIIHSDQGWQYRHRQYQKKVAESGLTQSMSRKGNCLDNAVAENFFALLKTEMYHNQSFEDADALIEQIKEYIEYYNTKRIKVKLKGLTPIEYRTQALKAA; encoded by the coding sequence ATGATAGCTCTAACTCTTAAAAGCAAGTACCCGTTAAAGCACTTACTGCACACTCTACAGCTAGCAAAAAGTGTCTTTTATTACCAGGCTCAAACGAGCAAGCGCCCAAATAGCTACGAACGTGAGCTGCGGTTGATAAAGTCAATTTATCATGAGCATAAGGGACGATATGGCTACCGCCGTATTCACTTGGAACTAAAAAATCAGGGGGTCATACTTAATCACAAAACGGTTCAAAGGCTTATGGCTCAGCTCAACCTTAAATCGACGGTCAGGATTAAAAAGTATCGTTCATATCGAGGAGAGTCTGGAACAGCAGCTCCCAACGTGCTTGAAAGAGATTTTAGTGCGACTCAACCCGATGAAAAATGGGTAACTGATGTCACGGAGTTCAAAGTAAAAGAGCAGAAAGTATACTTGTCTCCCGTTGTCGACTTGTTTACTCAGGAGGTGGTTGCTTATAGAGTGGCCAAAAATGCCTGCTTGCCGCTTGTCACGGATATGCTGACGGAAGCCATATCAAAGCTTAAACCCAACTCAAAGCCAATTATACATAGCGATCAAGGTTGGCAATATCGCCATCGACAGTATCAAAAAAAGGTAGCGGAGAGTGGGTTAACACAAAGCATGTCGAGAAAAGGTAACTGCTTGGATAATGCGGTTGCTGAAAACTTTTTTGCTTTACTCAAAACAGAGATGTATCACAACCAAAGCTTTGAAGATGCAGATGCTCTGATAGAGCAAATTAAAGAATACATCGAGTACTACAATACCAAACGTATAAAAGTGAAACTAAAAGGCCTGACTCCGATAGAATATCGAACTCAGGCCTTGAAAGCCGCTTAA